Genomic DNA from Candidatus Rokuibacteriota bacterium:
GGCAGCTGGTGCAGGAGCTGGGCCGCGAGCCCAGTCCCGAGGAGATCGCCGTCAAGATGGAGGTGCCGGTCGACAAGGTGCGGAAGGTGCTCAAGATCGCCCAGGAGCCCATCTCCCTCGAGACGCCCATCGGCGAGGAGGAGGACAGCCACCTGGGGGATTTCATCGAGGACAAGCAGGTGGGCTCGCCCGTGGAGTCCATGATCGGGCTCTCGCTCCGGGAGCAGACCAACAAGGTGCTCAACACGCTCACCCCGCGGGAGGAAAAGGTGCTGCGCCTGCGGTTCGGCCTGTCCGACGGGTGCGAGCACACGCTCGAGGAGGTCGGCCAGGACTTCGCCGTGACCCGCGAGCGCATCCGGCAGATCGAGGCCAAGGCCCTCCGCAAGCTCCGCCACCCGTCGCGCTCCAAGAAGCTCCGGAGCTTCCTGGAGTCCTGATATGATCACGCGCGGGCCCATAGCTCAATTGGCAGAGCCCCCGGCTCATAACCGGTACGGTCTTGGTTCGAGTCCAAGTGGGCCCACCACCATGGCACGGGCACCCGGGCTGTCGCCCGCCCGTGCCTGGCGGCGGCTGACGCCGCGCAAGCAAGCAACATGAGTCCGAATTCGCGGCGGGGGCGGGCGTGGCGACAGCCCGGGTGCCCGCCCCAGGTGAAGACTTGGACGGCCAGCTCCGGATCCTGATAGAGCTGCAGACGCTCGATACGAAGATCGCCGGCCTCGAGGGCGAGGCCGCCCGGCTCCCGCAGGAGATCGCCCGCGTCCGGGCCGAGGTGGACGAGATGCGCAACCAGGTCGCGGGGGCCAAGACGAAGCTCGACGCGGCCCGCAAGGACACGCGCGCCAAGGAGAAGGACCTCGACGATTCGCAGGTGAAGCGCCAGAAGTTCGAGGGCCAGCTCTACCAGGTCAAGACCAACAAGGAGTACTCGGCCGTCCTCTCCGAGATCGAGGAGGTCAAGCAGCAGAAGGCCAGGATCGAGGAGGAGATCCTCACGCTCATGGAGCGTCACGAGCGGCTGGCCGGGGCGATCAAGGAAACCGAGGCGCAGCTCAAGGCCGCCGAGGCCCAGGGCGCGGCGGAGGAGAAGGCGCTCCGCGAGAAGCTCGGAGCGGTGGAGGCCGATCTGGCCGTCACGCGAAGCGACCGGGCCGGCGTGGCCCGCGAGCTGCCGGTCAACATCCTCGCCGACTACGAGCGGCTGCTCCGCGGTCGTGGCGGGCTCGCCCTGGCCGTGGTGACGATGCCCAACCTGTGCTCCGGCTGCCGGATGACCATCACCCCCCAGCGCCTGCAGGAGCTCAAGCCACAGAACACGCTCCTCCCCTGCGAGGCCTGCGGGCGGTACCTCTACTGGCCCGCCTGACACCCGCGGGACCCCGCACCGACCGGGTCACCCTCTACACCGACGGCGCCTGCCTCGGCAACCCGGGCCCCGGCGGCTGGGGCGCCATCATCCTCGACGGCGGGAGCGAGCGCGAGCTGTCCGGCGCCGAGCCCGCGTCCACCAACCAGCGCATGGAGCTCACCGCGGTCATCGAGGGGCTCCGCGCCCTTCCGGGCCGCCGCGGCGTGGCCGTCTACAGCGACAGCGCCTACGTCGTCAACTGCTTCCGTGACCGCTGGTACGTGCGCTGGCGCCGGAACGGGTGGAGGAACGCCCAGAAGAAACCCGTGGAGAACCGGGATCTCTGGGAGGCGCTCCTGGCGCTGGCCGAGCAGCACGACGTCGAGTGGCACAAGGTTGCGGGCCATTCCGGCGACCCGCTCAACGAGCGCGCCGACCGCCTCGCCAATGCCGCCATCGAGCGCATGAAGGCGGGCGCCGGCCGAGCAGAGCGCTGAAACACTCGCACGGCAAGGTCTCGCGTCGCCCGGCGGCAGCCGCCCCCGCGGCCCCCGCATCGGGTGGTGTGCTGTCCTTCGATCGCGGCTCGCTCCGCCTCGAACTGCCCCGGACCGCGCGCGTCCCGCCGTATCTCGCCTGGGACGAGCGGGTGGGCGCCTGGCGCACCGAGGCGATGCACCACGCTCGCCTCTGCGAAGATGCCGCCCGGTACCACCTCTCGCTGACGGACCAGGCCGGGCGCTTCTTCGAGTGCCCGCCTCTGCGGCCGGCGCTGCCGCCGCTCCGGCCCGATCAGGAGGCGGCCGTCCTCGCCTGGGAGCAGGCCGGCCGCCGGGGCGTGATCGTCAAGCCCACGGGCACGGGCAAGACCGAGATCGCGCTGTCGATCATCGCCCGCCACCGCGTGTCCGCACTCGTCGTCGCCCCGCTGCGCGACCTCATGTACCAGTGGCAGCGGCGCATCCGCCAGGGGCTCGGCTTCGACGCGGGCGTGCTCGGCGACGGCCGGCGCGAGATCTGGCCGATCACCGTCACGACGTACGACAGCGCCTACATCCACATGAAGGAGATGGGCAACCGCTACCGGCTGGTGGTCTTCGACGAGGCCCACCACCTCCCCGGGGCCACGCTGCACGAGAGCGCGCTCGACACCCTCGCCCCCATGCGCCTGGGCCTCACGGCCACGCCCGAGCGCGCCGACCGGCGCGAGGGGATGCTCGACGACCTGATCGGGCCCGTGGTGTTCCGCGAGGAGATCGCCGCCGCCAAGGGCAGGACGCTCGCCGACTACAGCCTGGTCCGCGTGCCGATCCACCTCGCGCCCGAGGAGCAGGAGGAATTCGACGGGCTCTCCCGGCGGGTGCGCGCGTACCTCATCGAGCGCAGGCGCGAGGAGCCGGGCTTCGAGTGGACCGACCTCACGCGCCGCTCCCGCACCGACACCGAGGCCCGGGAGGTGCTGCGGGCGTACCGGCGGAAGCTCGCCCTCATCCACCGGTCCGCGGAGAAGCTCCGGGTGGTCGAGGATATCCTGCGCCTGCATCCCACGGACCAGTGCGTGATCT
This window encodes:
- the rnhA gene encoding ribonuclease HI, which codes for MTPAGPRTDRVTLYTDGACLGNPGPGGWGAIILDGGSERELSGAEPASTNQRMELTAVIEGLRALPGRRGVAVYSDSAYVVNCFRDRWYVRWRRNGWRNAQKKPVENRDLWEALLALAEQHDVEWHKVAGHSGDPLNERADRLANAAIERMKAGAGRAER
- a CDS encoding DEAD/DEAH box helicase — its product is MLSFDRGSLRLELPRTARVPPYLAWDERVGAWRTEAMHHARLCEDAARYHLSLTDQAGRFFECPPLRPALPPLRPDQEAAVLAWEQAGRRGVIVKPTGTGKTEIALSIIARHRVSALVVAPLRDLMYQWQRRIRQGLGFDAGVLGDGRREIWPITVTTYDSAYIHMKEMGNRYRLVVFDEAHHLPGATLHESALDTLAPMRLGLTATPERADRREGMLDDLIGPVVFREEIAAAKGRTLADYSLVRVPIHLAPEEQEEFDGLSRRVRAYLIERRREEPGFEWTDLTRRSRTDTEAREVLRAYRRKLALIHRSAEKLRVVEDILRLHPTDQCVIFTASNRMALEVSARFLIPALTAHSDKRERNAVLDGFAAGTVRALAACEVLNEGWDAPALKLGIVLGGEKGVKEAVQRLGRLLRRSGDRSARLYEVVLQETPDVTRARRRGQSGAYKAAARLSLGQAQQLDLF